The window CGCCAATTATTGCCATTCTTATTATCATAGAATCTAGAGGTCCAATATTCTTTAAACAGTCTAGAAATGGATTTAATTATAAAGAATTTGATTGCTATAAGTTTCGTTCTATGACTCCAAATAAGGATGCTAATTTAAATCAGGCTACAAGAGGAGACCAACGTGTAACTAAAATCGGTAAGTTTATACGTAAAACGAGTATTGATGAGTTACCACAATTTTTTAATGTATTGTTTGGTGATATGTCAGTAGTAGGTCCTAGACCACACATGGTAAGTCATACCAATATGTACGCAAAGCGAATTGATAAGTTTATGGTAAGACATTTTGTTAAACCAGGAATTACAGGATTGGCTCAAGTAAGTGGTTTTAGAGGAGAAATTGAAACAGATAAAGACATTATTAATCGTGTAAAATTAGATATTTTTTACATCGAAAACTGGTCTTTACTACTAGATGTTAAGATCGTTACGCAAACCTTTATGAATGTCGTTAATGGCGAAGATAAAGCCTATTAAAGTAAGCTAGTAAGCTTTTTTAATTGCCCTTCTAGATTAAAAGTTGTTGTTGCTGTTTCTTTTATTTGTTGTTTAAAATCGAGTGTTATTTCTGAAATAGTAATAGAAGCAATTACACGATTTAAATCCTCATAATCTGCTGCATTAGCAATCCAACCTAGTGTGTTGTTTTTTACAATATCCTCCCCTTCACCACCTCCAAAATATAGAATAGGTAAGCCTAATTTGGCATATTCAAATATTTTGGAAGGTACAGAACCATAAATCCGATTCAATAAAGGGATTATAGCAATATCGTATTGCAATAACACCTTGTGTAATTCTTCTCTTGTAACTCTGCCATGAAAGTATATAGGAAGATCTGGATGCTTCTCTATAAACGTTTCAATTAGCTTCTGTTCTGCTCCAGAACCATAAATATGAAGTTCTATGTTGTTATTGAAATTTAATTCGGTACAAAGCTTGTAAACGCCTTGTGCAATTCCTAAAAGACCAGCATAAACTAGTTTTATTTTTTCTTCGGAAAGATTTCTAGATTCCATTTCAGGAGCATCAAAATCCGGATAGTTTCTATATAAAAGGGTTTCCTTTTCAGGGAATAACGAGGTAACATGTGTTAGTATTTCTTCGCTTTGTCCCAAAACCAAATCCGCTTTGTTGTAATTGAAACGTTCAATTTTCTCTAGCATTTTATAGCTGAAATTCTTTTTAAAAGCACCAAGTTCTAATCCCGCAATTGGCCATAAATCGCTAACATTTAAAATAAGATTTCTGTTTTTAGAACGTAAAAAAAGCATGGCAGTAAAAGCAACCAATAATGGTGGAGATTGTACAATTACTGTTTTTGGTAGTTTATTAAATGCAAAAAAATAAAGCAAGCTGAAACTATAGGAAAGCATTGCAATTAAACGCAAAAACTTGTTTTTAGAAACGGTAGCATAGATCCATAATCGGTGAATCGTGATGCCTTTTTCAACCGTTGTTTGTTTAAATTTCCCGCTGTAATCATCAAATATTTTACCAGTAGGATAGTTTGGTAAAGGGGTGATTACTTGTACCTTAAAGTTTCTTTCTTGTAAACCTTCCGCTAGGTGAAAAATGCGATTAGAAGCTGCGCCAATTTCTGGAGGAAAGTAACTCGTTATTATTAGTACCTCTTTCATTTACAGCGAATAAATTTTAACTAAACAATCTGTAATACGATTTGCCGCTTTACCATCCCAAAGCTCTGGAGTTTGTCCTTGTTTCCAATTACCGGAAAGTAAATTTGTAAAAGCAGCTTTAATTTTAGCAGTATCGTTTCCTACTAAAACATTAGTTCCAATAGCACAAGTTTCTGGTCTTTCCGTCGAGTCTCTAAGCGTAATACATGGCACATTCATCACGGTGGTTTCTTCTGTAATTCCACCAGAATCGGTAAGCATTGCAAAAGCATTTTTTACCAAATAATTAAAGTGTAAATACCCTAAAGGTTCTACATAGTGCAGGTTTTTAAAATTTAAATCTAAACCTTCTAAAAGCTTTTTAGTTCTTGGGTGTACCGGAAATATTATAGGATAATCTTTACCAAGATCTACAATTTGCTGAATAAGGTTTTTAAGCTGTTTTTCTTCGTCTACATTACTTGGTCTATGTAAAGTCATGACCATATATTTTTTCTCTTCCAACTTTAAATCGTTCCAAATTTGCGGTTTTTCAAGTCTAGGTAAATTTTTCAATAAGGTATCAATCATCACGTTTCCAACAAAGAAAACTTTGCTTTTAGAAATACCAAGATTTTCTAAGTTTTCATTTGCATAGCTAGAAGTGGTGAAATAGTAATCGGTTAAACTATCGGTTACAATTCTATTAATTTCTTCAGGCATATTCATGTCGCCAGATCGAATACCTGCTTCTACATGCGCAACATCTATTCCTGCTTTTTTAGCAACAATAGTACAAGCCATTGTGGAGGTTACGTCACCAACAACCATTACTAAATCACAAGGGTTTTGTTGTAATTCTTTTTCAAAACCAATCATAATTGCAGCCGTTTGTTCTGCTTGCGTACCACTTTTTACTTCTAGGTTAATATCTGGAAAAGGGATGTTTAGCTCGGTAAAAAAAGTATCGCTTAAGTTTTTATCGTAGTGTTGTCCGGTATGAACTAACCTATAATTCATATTAAAACCTTGTGCTTTCTTTTCTTGAATAGCTGCAATAATTGGTGCTATTTTCATAAAATTTGGTCGTGCACCTGCAATAATGGTAATGTTCATGTATATTAATTAAGTAAAGATCTAAACTGTTTTAATTTACCACTTTTAGATCGTTCTATTTTGTCTTGTCTTTCAAAGATAATATTTAAACCTTTTTCAAGGTAGTTATCCATTTCGGTTTTAATGCTTTTTATTTTTGCTTCCGAAATATCTTCCGCACTAGCATAAATAATTTTAAAAGTATCTATTTTCTGTTGTTCAATAATAAACTCTTTTATGGTACTATCGTCTTCCATAATACTTTTGGTAATGTAGTAAAAAGTTAAGCCAGCTGCCTTTTTTCCGCTAGGTAAAATAGCAATATCATTGGTTCTTCCTATTAATTTTTCCAGAATAGGTTTTTGTAATGTGCTACTTTTACTAAGTATGCCAATATCGCCAATATCATAACGTATAAAAGGATGCGCTTTGTTATACATTGAGGTAATTACAATTCTGCCTTCTTCACCAAAAGGTAAAATGTTGTCTTGCTTGTCTAAGATTTCTACAAAAATGGTTTCGCTATTTACTTGCCAAATATTTTGCGGATTTTGAAATGCAATTAGGTCTAATTCAGAGGCTCCATATTCATTAATTATAGGAATATTAAATTGCTTTTCTAGAAGTTTTTTGTCGTCTTCAAAAAGCATTTCAGAAGTTACTACACAAGCATTTAATGTAGGGCAAACCGTTTTTAGAACAATATTTTTTTTCTGAAGATATTTAGCAAATTGCACAATAGCACTGGTGTAACCATTAATGTAATCAAAACGGGTTGTTTGAAAGGTTGTTACACATTTTTCAAAAGCTGCATCGCTTAAATCGAAAACCGAAAACCGAAAACGTTTCCCTAAAAAATCTTTAAAGCGTTCTTTATAATACCCTTTTTTATCTAACGGAATACCATAAAATCGAGCTTGTTTAGAAGTATTAAAATCGATACCAAACCAACCAAACCTGTTTTTTATTACCGACCAAGTTAATGCATGGCAAAATTTATCTTTAGCAAAAACAAAAGGATCTCCAGAGGAGCCCGAAGTTTTATTCACATATACGTTTTTAGTCGTAAACCCTTTAGAAAGTCTAGCGTTTAAAGGTTGCTGTAAATCGCTTTTTGTCATTACAGGGATATTTTTCCAGTCTGTAACTGTAGCGTTTTTAGCAATTTCTTGATAAAACGAATTGTTTTGCATGTGATAATTAAAAATATCCTTTTTCTTCTGAAGTAGATAAGTTTCAAAATCGGCTTCGTTTTTAGCCTGAATATTTTCTAAAACACGAGAAGCCTTCTTTATAGGAAAGCCGTTTAGTTTTAAAGAAAGATTGAATAAATGCAAACGAAAAGATATTTTTGTAAAGTAAATAAAAAATATTCGTGTATTCGATGCATTAGTTTTATTTTTGAGCAAACAAAATACAACATGACTATTTTAATTCTTGGTTCTGGCGGAAGAGAACATACTTTTGCTTGGAAAATATCACAAAGCCCTTTATGTAAAAACCTTTATGTTGCTCCAGGAAACTCCGGAACGGCAGAAATTGCTACCAATATAGATATTGGGGTAACCGATTTTCAATCGATAAAAACACTAGTTTTAGAAAAAGATGTAAATATGGTTGTTGTAGGACCAGAAGATCCTCTAGTACAGGGTATTCATGATTTCTTTTTACAAGACGAAGCCTTAAAGCATGTCGCAGTTATTGGACCAGAAAAAGCAGCAGCAGAGTTAGAAGGAAGTAAAGAATTTGCTAAAGAGTTTTTATACAGACATAATATACCAACCGCAGCTTACCAGAGTTTTAATGCAAGTAATGTAGAAGAAGGGTATGCTTTTTTAGAAACTTTAAACC is drawn from Lacinutrix sp. WUR7 and contains these coding sequences:
- the wecB gene encoding non-hydrolyzing UDP-N-acetylglucosamine 2-epimerase, with the protein product MNITIIAGARPNFMKIAPIIAAIQEKKAQGFNMNYRLVHTGQHYDKNLSDTFFTELNIPFPDINLEVKSGTQAEQTAAIMIGFEKELQQNPCDLVMVVGDVTSTMACTIVAKKAGIDVAHVEAGIRSGDMNMPEEINRIVTDSLTDYYFTTSSYANENLENLGISKSKVFFVGNVMIDTLLKNLPRLEKPQIWNDLKLEEKKYMVMTLHRPSNVDEEKQLKNLIQQIVDLGKDYPIIFPVHPRTKKLLEGLDLNFKNLHYVEPLGYLHFNYLVKNAFAMLTDSGGITEETTVMNVPCITLRDSTERPETCAIGTNVLVGNDTAKIKAAFTNLLSGNWKQGQTPELWDGKAANRITDCLVKIYSL
- a CDS encoding glycosyltransferase family 4 protein, whose translation is MKEVLIITSYFPPEIGAASNRIFHLAEGLQERNFKVQVITPLPNYPTGKIFDDYSGKFKQTTVEKGITIHRLWIYATVSKNKFLRLIAMLSYSFSLLYFFAFNKLPKTVIVQSPPLLVAFTAMLFLRSKNRNLILNVSDLWPIAGLELGAFKKNFSYKMLEKIERFNYNKADLVLGQSEEILTHVTSLFPEKETLLYRNYPDFDAPEMESRNLSEEKIKLVYAGLLGIAQGVYKLCTELNFNNNIELHIYGSGAEQKLIETFIEKHPDLPIYFHGRVTREELHKVLLQYDIAIIPLLNRIYGSVPSKIFEYAKLGLPILYFGGGEGEDIVKNNTLGWIANAADYEDLNRVIASITISEITLDFKQQIKETATTTFNLEGQLKKLTSLL
- a CDS encoding phenylacetate--CoA ligase family protein; the encoded protein is MHLFNLSLKLNGFPIKKASRVLENIQAKNEADFETYLLQKKKDIFNYHMQNNSFYQEIAKNATVTDWKNIPVMTKSDLQQPLNARLSKGFTTKNVYVNKTSGSSGDPFVFAKDKFCHALTWSVIKNRFGWFGIDFNTSKQARFYGIPLDKKGYYKERFKDFLGKRFRFSVFDLSDAAFEKCVTTFQTTRFDYINGYTSAIVQFAKYLQKKNIVLKTVCPTLNACVVTSEMLFEDDKKLLEKQFNIPIINEYGASELDLIAFQNPQNIWQVNSETIFVEILDKQDNILPFGEEGRIVITSMYNKAHPFIRYDIGDIGILSKSSTLQKPILEKLIGRTNDIAILPSGKKAAGLTFYYITKSIMEDDSTIKEFIIEQQKIDTFKIIYASAEDISEAKIKSIKTEMDNYLEKGLNIIFERQDKIERSKSGKLKQFRSLLN